Proteins from a genomic interval of Gammaproteobacteria bacterium:
- a CDS encoding phosphoadenosine phosphosulfate reductase family protein: MNENACEFERLNRLETSSLAALRQAVSHCARPAMLFSAGKDSCVMLHLARKAFAPNIPTFPLLHVDTTWEFPETHPFRDRMAESAGMALIVQVNRDGARRRVGPFTHGAKEHTRLMKSAALTEALDTYGFDAVMDGARGDEKRLRGRSGVGTAGSQTPTELQARGNPAPERFFPLADWTEMDVWRYIEREGIEIPDLYFAAPRWVVERNGMLIVRVDERMPLEQGEEPQLRSVRFRSLGCWPLTGAVESRANDIPAIVRELRQAGTLERQGRAEDLGKGSAGNAQGDYF, encoded by the coding sequence ATGAATGAGAACGCGTGTGAGTTTGAACGGCTGAACCGCCTGGAGACTTCGTCGTTGGCGGCCCTGCGCCAGGCCGTATCGCACTGCGCTCGGCCTGCAATGCTGTTTTCGGCGGGCAAGGACTCGTGCGTGATGCTGCATCTGGCGCGCAAGGCTTTCGCACCGAACATCCCGACATTTCCGCTGCTGCACGTGGACACGACCTGGGAATTTCCGGAGACCCATCCGTTCCGCGACCGGATGGCGGAATCCGCGGGCATGGCGCTGATCGTTCAGGTCAATCGCGATGGCGCGCGAAGGAGGGTCGGGCCGTTCACGCACGGCGCGAAGGAACATACGCGGCTGATGAAAAGCGCGGCGCTCACGGAAGCACTCGACACCTACGGCTTTGACGCGGTGATGGACGGCGCGCGGGGCGACGAGAAGCGGTTGCGGGGGCGCTCCGGAGTCGGCACGGCCGGTTCACAGACTCCAACGGAACTCCAGGCGCGAGGGAATCCAGCACCCGAACGATTCTTCCCGCTCGCCGATTGGACCGAAATGGACGTTTGGCGCTACATCGAGCGGGAAGGCATCGAGATTCCGGATCTGTATTTCGCCGCCCCCCGGTGGGTGGTCGAGCGCAATGGCATGCTCATCGTGCGCGTGGATGAGCGAATGCCGCTGGAGCAGGGCGAGGAGCCACAGCTACGCAGCGTGCGTTTCCGCTCGCTCGGCTGCTGGCCGCTCACGGGCGCGGTGGAGTCGCGGGCAAACGACATTCCGGCGATCGTGCGCGAACTGCGGCAAGCGGGAACCCTCGAGCGCCAGGGGCGTGCCGAAGACCTTGGGAAGGGCTCGGCTGGGAATGCGCAAGGAGACTACTTCTAA
- a CDS encoding helix-turn-helix transcriptional regulator yields the protein MSEPDAFGRILAALHESALEPAQWPRAAALIEDSLGVHGSSLACGEGESDNDYQIYFLWTCLHGERRPDLERLWLETGFPEDRSVSRYGRFPFDRTIHISEVYTEEELKTSLGYHILRTRAHAGNAINVRLKGPGASRVLWQINDPVDRDGWSSERLERVGRLQPHIRQTVRVGQTLAGAGALGATLTQLLDITGVGVIQLDARRRIVAANDRALSVLQAGDALRDKSGFLFAKAQTDDEALQAALARALTPFGNPGEGGSLTIKRSAPMPPLVLHVNPLPGREASLRGWPAAALVLLAEPARGARIDPDLAAAVLGLTPTESRVAVMLAEGIDVRDIASAMERKESTIRYHVKQIYAKHGLRRQAELVRLVLSLAGAATSGGTNSSSN from the coding sequence GTGAGTGAACCGGACGCGTTCGGGCGGATACTCGCCGCATTGCACGAGTCGGCGCTCGAACCGGCCCAGTGGCCCCGCGCCGCCGCGCTGATCGAAGATTCCCTGGGCGTGCACGGCAGCTCCCTGGCGTGCGGCGAGGGGGAATCGGACAACGACTATCAGATCTACTTCCTTTGGACCTGCCTTCACGGGGAACGGCGCCCGGACCTGGAGCGCCTGTGGCTGGAGACCGGTTTTCCCGAGGACCGGTCGGTGTCCCGCTATGGGCGCTTCCCCTTTGACCGGACGATTCACATCAGCGAGGTCTATACCGAGGAGGAGCTGAAAACCTCCCTGGGTTACCACATCCTGCGGACCCGCGCCCATGCCGGGAACGCGATCAACGTTCGCCTGAAGGGGCCGGGCGCTTCGCGCGTCCTTTGGCAAATCAACGACCCGGTGGACCGGGACGGTTGGTCGTCCGAGCGGCTCGAACGGGTCGGGCGGCTCCAGCCGCATATCCGCCAAACCGTGCGCGTCGGACAAACGCTGGCCGGCGCCGGCGCTCTGGGCGCGACGCTGACGCAGCTGCTCGACATCACCGGCGTGGGCGTCATCCAGCTCGACGCGCGCAGGCGGATCGTAGCGGCCAACGACCGTGCCCTGTCCGTGCTCCAAGCCGGCGACGCCTTGCGCGACAAGAGCGGTTTTCTGTTTGCGAAGGCTCAGACGGACGATGAAGCGCTGCAGGCCGCGCTGGCGCGGGCACTCACGCCGTTCGGCAATCCGGGAGAGGGCGGCTCGCTGACGATCAAGCGTTCGGCGCCAATGCCGCCGCTGGTGCTGCATGTGAACCCGTTGCCTGGAAGGGAGGCGTCGCTTCGTGGCTGGCCGGCTGCGGCGCTCGTGCTGCTCGCCGAACCGGCACGGGGAGCCAGGATCGATCCGGACCTGGCCGCGGCCGTATTGGGGCTCACGCCGACGGAGAGCCGCGTGGCGGTGATGCTGGCCGAGGGCATCGACGTGCGCGATATCGCCTCCGCGATGGAACGCAAGGAAAGCACGATCCGCTACCACGTCAAGCAAATCTACGCAAAGCACGGACTCAGGCGCCAAGCGGAACTCGTGCGGCTGGTTCTCTCCCTGGCCGGGGCCGCCACGTCCGGCGGTACAAACTCCTCCAGCAATTGA
- a CDS encoding sulfotransferase domain-containing protein, with translation MKGDSNRKRPAVPEHAPRPPAQEPRRDSGTPQQAGAVIPGRGSRRWLRRIGIGLWRRVTAPARLRPSFLIIGAQKSGTTALFGLLAAHPLVLRPLRNEVHYFDDFHDRGRRWYRSHFPLNRGGSHITGEASPSYMIHPLAPRRAAALDPRMKLIAILRDPVERALSHHAMSTRKGREWLPFEAAVDAEAERLSSIGEAVPDGPRYKYHSVRVHSYLKRGRYAEQLQAWLKHFPRGNLLMLRTEDFWADGNRTANRVYDFLGLPPHRLPVGKFTGQRRYSIDPALRKRLERLFAGDQARLKGLFDYERMR, from the coding sequence ATGAAAGGGGACTCCAATCGCAAACGCCCGGCCGTTCCAGAGCATGCGCCGCGTCCGCCAGCGCAGGAGCCCCGACGGGACTCCGGCACACCGCAGCAGGCCGGCGCGGTGATTCCCGGCCGCGGTTCGCGCCGGTGGCTTCGCCGCATCGGCATCGGGCTGTGGCGGCGCGTCACGGCCCCGGCGCGCCTTCGCCCCTCGTTCCTGATCATCGGTGCGCAGAAGAGTGGCACCACGGCGCTGTTCGGCCTGCTGGCGGCGCATCCACTCGTACTGCGTCCCCTGCGCAATGAGGTCCACTATTTCGACGACTTCCACGACCGCGGCCGGCGTTGGTACCGCTCGCACTTTCCGTTGAACCGCGGCGGTTCCCACATCACGGGCGAGGCCTCGCCGAGCTACATGATCCACCCGCTGGCGCCGCGGCGAGCGGCCGCTCTCGACCCTCGGATGAAGCTCATCGCCATTTTGCGCGACCCCGTCGAGAGGGCTTTGTCCCACCACGCCATGTCGACCCGGAAAGGGCGCGAATGGCTCCCCTTCGAAGCCGCGGTAGACGCCGAAGCCGAGCGCCTGTCCAGCATCGGGGAGGCGGTTCCCGACGGTCCGCGCTACAAGTACCACAGCGTGCGGGTGCACTCCTACCTGAAGCGCGGGCGCTACGCCGAGCAACTTCAGGCCTGGCTGAAGCACTTTCCGCGCGGAAACCTCCTGATGCTGCGCACCGAGGACTTCTGGGCGGACGGCAACCGGACCGCGAACCGGGTCTACGACTTTCTCGGGTTGCCGCCACACCGCTTGCCGGTGGGTAAGTTCACCGGCCAGCGCAGATACTCGATTGACCCGGCGCTCAGGAAGCGCCTTGAGCGGTTATTCGCCGGCGACCAGGCCAGACTGAAGGGACTGTTCGACTACGAGCGAATGCGATAG